One Nostoc sp. UHCC 0302 DNA window includes the following coding sequences:
- a CDS encoding beta-ketoacyl synthase N-terminal-like domain-containing protein: protein MSNTLETIDNRDRLKQALLAVREMRSKLEAVERAKTEPIAIIGMGCRLPGANNLQSFWSLLHDGVDAISKVPKDRWNIDEFYDPNPDAPGKIYVKSAGFIDQVDQFDAQFFGITPREAENIDPQQRLVLEVSWQAIEHAGIAPERLRNSQTGVFVGITTNDYLQLQIGSSDRSKIDAYSATGNCLNAVAGRLSYTLGLQGPSMIVDTACSSSLVAIHLACQSLRTQESDLALAAGVNLILSPIATIATCRARMLAPDGRCKTFDASADGFARGEGCGVVVLKRLSDAIADGDNILALIRGSAVNQDGASSGLTVPNGVAQQTLIRKALANAGVEPAQVSYVEAHGTGTSLGDPIEVESLSAVLGQGRSQEEPLIIGSAKTNIGHLESAAGVAGLIKVVLALQNQEIPPHLHLKNPNPFIPWAKLPVVVPTQRTPWTSGDKPRIAGLSGFGVTGTNAHLVIEEAPAKQQQPNEVERPLHLLSLSAKTESGLQELVSNFYTTLKANPDLNLADVSFTANTGRSTFAHRLAVVAENSVQVSEQLAAFNIGQDPGGLFKGQVEKSRQPKVAFLFTGQGSQYVGMGRQLYETQPTFRQALDRCDVILRPYLQKPLLSVLYPAAGENSPLDQTAYTQPALFALEYALCELWRSWGIEPNAVIGHSVGEYVAACVAGVFSLEDGLKLIAERSRLMQTLPSGGEMAAVFASEDQVKAVIAPYTEQISIAAVNSPQNVVISGAKSAIQAVLQKLESQGIEFRSLRVSHAFHSPLMEPILAEFEQRASELVYSEPQIDLISNVTGKLVQGAGIGQASYWRRHLRQAVQFAAGIETLQAQGYDLFVEIGPNPVLIGMAQQSIFHGVGVWLPSLRRGQDDWQQLLQSLASLYIQGVKVDWSGFDQDYHRNRIPLPTYPFQRQRYWIETIAVEASSQPQLTQKPEIPVISISDVNLEERILTLAAKTTGLKPEQLSLDISLEADLGLDSIMMMQLMSGLVKLVPAEQQTAFSSKFSLRDLMQLQTLRQVVQIFEEWQTSETQGTVSGAETVVVNPETLQQPETENVEILHGQYFHLLGHWVVNSNSLFSSLRLQGDFDLDVAWQSWKDLLSRHPMLRSHFHVPAGATRFNDYYMEVLEDLNPPEIPVTDIRHLDSDAKEQAVQAEVHRWLNYEWPLTQWPLHRFSVLRLEDSVYQLFLGNEHLISDALGNHLILREFMEIYRAHICNEQPDLPPATTLQEYREIVQTMNDWHDPEEERSLTAYTSSQGKDSYFWNPQGKVVDYPLPQFRTQRYILAKDLTAKLIERTRDWRVPVNSLLLGAFLRSIVKLQETSQSVIVQVPTGGRVYPGADASHVVSSFAQNLALSFTPPQPNEDWQILLNRVHQEVQNGIASGIDRAQTRQMGIMFRDNIPLEDGKLPEHSLSMFRSVLKSNLYFPYTGHTQIQTQYGSVEIIDYQAGGINAAGTIDILQEIFDGKLHLFASYDSKFFDLSVVDELMREYITQIEELSSLTIQPQQPSQQLPASPADAKMESTIRQVAEEICHYHISSEEMDKDIEADLGVDSLERIRIITRLEKLIGKVDRQALLSCRSLQEMANTLSK, encoded by the coding sequence ATGAGTAATACTTTAGAAACTATTGATAATCGCGATCGCTTAAAACAAGCTCTTTTGGCAGTCAGGGAAATGCGCTCGAAGCTAGAAGCGGTGGAACGTGCTAAAACAGAGCCGATTGCTATTATTGGTATGGGTTGCCGGCTTCCTGGCGCTAACAATCTCCAAAGTTTCTGGTCTTTACTACATGACGGCGTGGATGCCATCAGCAAAGTTCCCAAAGACCGATGGAATATCGATGAATTCTACGATCCAAACCCTGATGCACCAGGGAAAATTTATGTGAAAAGTGCTGGTTTTATCGACCAAGTAGACCAGTTCGACGCCCAATTTTTTGGCATTACCCCGCGAGAAGCGGAAAATATAGATCCCCAGCAGCGGCTAGTTTTAGAAGTGAGTTGGCAGGCAATTGAACACGCTGGTATTGCACCAGAACGCTTGAGAAACAGCCAAACAGGTGTGTTTGTCGGGATTACCACCAATGACTATTTACAACTGCAAATTGGGTCTAGCGATCGCAGTAAAATTGATGCTTACAGTGCTACAGGTAATTGTCTCAACGCTGTAGCTGGTCGTTTGTCATATACTTTGGGTCTACAAGGCCCCAGTATGATAGTGGATACGGCTTGCTCATCTTCATTAGTAGCGATTCATTTAGCTTGTCAAAGTCTACGTACACAAGAATCAGATTTAGCCTTAGCTGCTGGGGTGAACCTCATCCTCTCACCAATTGCGACCATTGCTACTTGTCGCGCTAGGATGTTAGCCCCTGATGGTCGTTGCAAGACCTTTGATGCGTCTGCGGACGGTTTCGCTAGAGGAGAAGGTTGCGGTGTTGTCGTACTCAAGCGATTGAGTGATGCGATCGCTGATGGTGATAATATCTTAGCCTTGATTCGCGGCTCAGCAGTTAACCAAGACGGGGCAAGCAGCGGTTTGACAGTTCCCAATGGAGTCGCCCAGCAAACATTGATTCGTAAAGCCTTGGCTAACGCTGGGGTAGAGCCAGCACAAGTCAGCTATGTAGAAGCCCACGGCACAGGCACATCTTTAGGAGATCCCATCGAAGTCGAGTCTTTAAGTGCAGTGTTGGGCCAAGGACGTTCTCAAGAGGAACCTTTAATTATTGGTTCAGCAAAAACCAATATCGGTCACTTGGAGTCAGCTGCTGGAGTGGCAGGGCTGATTAAGGTGGTGTTGGCATTACAAAATCAAGAAATACCTCCGCATCTGCACCTGAAAAATCCCAATCCTTTTATTCCCTGGGCAAAGTTACCAGTAGTAGTCCCAACCCAGAGAACACCCTGGACTTCAGGAGATAAACCCCGGATTGCTGGGTTAAGTGGGTTTGGTGTGACTGGCACTAATGCTCACCTTGTGATCGAAGAAGCCCCAGCCAAGCAACAGCAGCCCAACGAAGTAGAACGTCCTCTACATTTGCTGAGTCTCTCGGCAAAAACTGAAAGCGGCTTACAAGAATTAGTTAGTAATTTTTATACAACGCTCAAAGCTAATCCTGATTTAAACCTAGCCGATGTCAGCTTTACTGCTAATACAGGACGTTCAACCTTTGCCCATCGTCTAGCAGTGGTAGCTGAAAATTCAGTGCAGGTGAGTGAGCAACTTGCAGCTTTCAACATTGGACAAGACCCTGGTGGATTATTCAAAGGACAAGTTGAGAAGTCTCGTCAACCTAAAGTTGCCTTTTTGTTCACTGGTCAAGGTTCCCAGTATGTCGGCATGGGACGCCAACTCTATGAAACCCAGCCAACTTTCCGCCAAGCTTTAGACCGTTGCGATGTAATCCTGCGTCCATATTTGCAAAAGCCTCTTTTATCTGTACTCTACCCAGCAGCAGGGGAGAATTCACCCCTCGACCAAACAGCCTACACTCAACCTGCTTTGTTTGCCTTGGAATATGCCCTGTGTGAATTATGGCGTTCTTGGGGAATTGAGCCGAATGCAGTGATAGGTCACAGTGTCGGTGAATATGTAGCTGCTTGTGTAGCTGGTGTATTCAGCTTAGAAGATGGGCTGAAACTGATTGCTGAACGCTCTCGTTTGATGCAGACATTGCCCTCTGGGGGTGAAATGGCAGCGGTGTTTGCATCAGAAGACCAAGTGAAAGCAGTTATAGCTCCGTATACCGAGCAAATTTCTATTGCAGCAGTCAATAGTCCGCAAAATGTGGTTATTTCTGGGGCAAAGTCAGCAATACAAGCAGTATTGCAAAAACTAGAGTCACAAGGAATTGAATTCCGCAGCTTGCGAGTTTCTCACGCTTTTCATTCTCCGCTGATGGAGCCAATTTTGGCAGAGTTTGAGCAACGTGCTAGTGAGTTGGTCTACAGTGAACCTCAAATAGACCTGATTTCCAATGTGACTGGAAAACTAGTACAAGGAGCCGGAATTGGTCAAGCTAGTTATTGGCGGCGTCATCTACGGCAGGCAGTACAATTTGCCGCAGGTATAGAGACACTGCAAGCTCAAGGGTATGACCTATTTGTAGAAATTGGCCCAAATCCAGTACTTATAGGTATGGCGCAACAGTCCATATTTCATGGAGTCGGAGTTTGGTTGCCTTCCTTACGTCGTGGACAAGATGATTGGCAGCAGTTATTGCAGAGTTTAGCATCCTTATATATCCAAGGTGTGAAAGTTGACTGGTCTGGCTTTGACCAAGATTATCACCGTAACCGCATACCTTTACCTACCTATCCCTTCCAGCGCCAACGTTACTGGATTGAAACTATAGCAGTCGAGGCAAGCTCTCAGCCACAGCTAACCCAAAAACCAGAAATTCCTGTCATTAGCATCTCTGATGTGAACTTAGAGGAACGCATCTTAACTCTAGCCGCGAAGACAACCGGACTTAAGCCAGAGCAACTGAGTTTGGATATTTCCCTAGAAGCAGACTTGGGGCTGGATTCAATCATGATGATGCAACTCATGAGCGGTCTGGTGAAACTGGTTCCAGCAGAACAACAAACTGCATTTAGTAGCAAGTTTTCTTTGCGTGACTTAATGCAGTTGCAGACATTGAGACAAGTAGTCCAGATATTTGAAGAGTGGCAAACCTCTGAGACGCAAGGCACAGTTAGCGGTGCAGAAACTGTAGTTGTTAACCCAGAAACTTTACAACAGCCAGAAACTGAGAACGTAGAAATACTTCATGGGCAGTATTTTCACTTACTGGGACATTGGGTGGTTAATTCCAATAGCCTATTTTCTAGTTTGCGGTTGCAGGGAGATTTCGATTTAGATGTAGCTTGGCAGAGTTGGAAAGACTTGCTATCTCGGCATCCGATGTTGCGATCGCATTTCCATGTCCCAGCGGGTGCAACTCGCTTTAATGACTACTATATGGAAGTTCTCGAAGATTTAAATCCTCCAGAAATTCCAGTTACAGATATTAGACATCTTGACAGTGATGCTAAAGAACAAGCTGTACAAGCAGAAGTTCATCGCTGGTTAAATTACGAATGGCCGCTAACTCAATGGCCGCTGCATCGCTTTTCTGTATTGCGCCTAGAAGATTCGGTGTATCAGCTCTTTTTAGGCAACGAACACCTAATTTCTGATGCTCTGGGAAATCATCTTATATTGCGCGAATTTATGGAAATTTATCGCGCCCATATCTGCAACGAGCAGCCAGATTTACCGCCAGCCACAACTCTTCAAGAGTACCGAGAAATCGTGCAAACGATGAACGATTGGCATGATCCCGAAGAAGAGCGATCGCTTACAGCCTACACTAGTAGCCAAGGTAAGGATTCTTACTTCTGGAATCCTCAAGGCAAAGTTGTTGACTACCCACTGCCGCAATTCCGCACCCAGCGGTACATTTTAGCAAAGGATCTGACTGCCAAGCTGATTGAACGCACCCGTGACTGGCGAGTACCAGTAAATTCTCTCCTACTTGGAGCATTTTTGCGCTCAATTGTCAAGTTACAAGAGACTTCCCAATCAGTAATTGTTCAAGTCCCCACTGGCGGTAGAGTTTATCCTGGCGCTGATGCTTCTCATGTGGTTAGCAGTTTCGCGCAGAATTTAGCCTTGAGTTTTACACCACCGCAACCGAATGAAGACTGGCAAATTCTATTAAACCGCGTGCATCAAGAAGTCCAAAATGGCATTGCCAGCGGTATTGACCGCGCTCAAACTCGCCAGATGGGTATAATGTTCCGCGACAATATTCCGTTAGAAGATGGCAAACTACCAGAGCATAGTTTATCTATGTTCCGCAGCGTCTTGAAATCGAATTTGTACTTTCCCTACACAGGACATACCCAGATTCAAACTCAGTACGGTTCTGTAGAAATAATTGATTATCAAGCAGGCGGCATAAATGCTGCTGGAACCATTGATATATTACAGGAGATATTTGACGGCAAGTTGCATTTGTTTGCCAGTTATGACAGCAAATTCTTCGACTTGTCGGTTGTTGATGAACTGATGCGGGAATACATTACTCAGATAGAAGAATTATCTTCACTGACAATTCAACCCCAGCAGCCAAGCCAACAACTACCAGCATCACCAGCAGATGCCAAAATGGAGTCCACGATTCGACAGGTAGCAGAGGAGATTTGCCACTACCACATTAGTTCCGAAGAAATGGACAAAGATATCGAGGCAGACTTAGGTGTAGATTCTCTAGAACGCATCCGCATCATTACCCGCCTAGAAAAGCTAATTGGAAAAGTAGACCGCCAAGCCTTACTAAGTTGTAGAAGTTTGCAGGAAATGGCAAACACACTCAGTAAATGA
- a CDS encoding transposase family protein, translated as MILDYIQKYPLRTKQILGISYEQLQSLLNCALKRNRYIKAKQESHKIRINAAGGGRPEKLSTEEQVCLCLFYLRQMPTFQVLGMLFGVSKTEANDTFHDWIPILRDILPASLLEQVSNNESDLLFVQEVLTNFRLLVDSLEQPIYRDSDQKEQQKYFSGKKRQHTLKSLIIGIPEGKDIVEVEVGVPGPTADIKLFRQSQNKFDKSQPFSGDKGFQGGENITTPHKKKPKRELTQQQKDENKALSSNRIFIEHLIRLLKIFRIASQRFRLKLETYEQIILTVCGLVRLRIGSLVLPT; from the coding sequence ATGATTTTAGATTATATACAAAAGTATCCACTACGAACAAAACAGATTTTAGGGATTAGTTACGAACAATTGCAATCACTGCTAAATTGCGCCTTAAAACGAAATCGATACATCAAAGCTAAACAAGAGAGTCATAAAATTAGAATTAATGCGGCTGGTGGTGGTCGTCCCGAAAAGCTATCAACCGAAGAACAAGTATGTTTATGTCTATTTTATCTAAGACAGATGCCAACATTCCAAGTATTAGGAATGCTATTTGGTGTTTCCAAAACCGAAGCTAATGATACATTTCACGACTGGATACCAATTCTTCGTGATATATTACCTGCTAGTTTATTAGAACAAGTATCAAATAATGAAAGTGATTTACTATTTGTTCAAGAAGTATTAACAAATTTTAGGCTATTAGTCGATAGCTTAGAACAGCCAATATATAGGGATTCTGACCAAAAAGAGCAACAGAAATATTTTTCTGGAAAGAAGAGACAACATACATTAAAAAGTCTGATAATTGGCATACCAGAAGGCAAAGATATTGTAGAGGTAGAAGTAGGTGTTCCTGGGCCAACAGCAGATATAAAATTGTTTCGTCAATCTCAAAATAAATTTGATAAATCTCAACCCTTTTCAGGTGATAAAGGCTTTCAAGGAGGTGAGAATATCACTACTCCTCATAAAAAGAAACCAAAACGAGAATTAACTCAACAGCAAAAAGATGAAAATAAGGCTTTATCTAGTAATCGGATATTCATTGAACATTTGATTCGATTACTTAAAATATTCCGCATAGCCTCACAAAGATTTCGCTTAAAGCTTGAGACGTATGAGCAGATTATTTTAACAGTTTGCGGATTAGTTAGGTTAAGAATTGGTAGCTTAGTTCTGCCAACTTAG
- a CDS encoding amino acid adenylation domain-containing protein, producing the protein MSNIKEIPYLKIVEQVQQTPDAIAVLHQDTQLTYAQLHRLSNQVANYLETQGVGPNTLVGIMTQRGPLMLVGILGILKAGGAYVPLDPSYPGERIRYILEHAKIETLLTEYQVTNKLEECLDAALPLQTLMFLDDGETFLPSKELQILNKNTWSTFPDQDPEYINDPNDLMTVLYTSGSTGRPKGVMLNHRGYMNRLRWMQDTFQLKPGDRVAQKTSFCFDISVWELFWTLMEGATICPIAREIVINPWELAQWLKDTQINVMHFVPSLFGEFISALEDESWEFPDLRWLIFSGEALPLPFIQRWIDKYGTGTGLANLYGPTEASIDVTAHLIEERPDEKVTSQIPIGKAIDNVYIKILNDQMQPVVPGQLGELWIGGVQLAKGYLNDSQRTSEAFRPNPFPQIPGEHLYRTGDLAKELPDGSFEYHGRIDHQVKIRGFRVELGEIESVLNTHPSVREAAVLAVDYGAGQKRLIAWLSGNKVDNRQIKQHLSQLLPDYMIPQRVEWLPSLPKNHNGKLDRKALQALLDENQPKKKLSEKAEVSVQEYLPLGPAQRWLVTYFEPPYQWTGYTRFRYRQALNLDVFNKALNLMVVRHSGLRSLFVQRNGQWQQQILGTEKQLPVDFFDGSQLTAAQRDEEIRSRIEQSSQKLRLDQWPLLATIVVKVDESSYDIAMIAHHIIADMLSTTVLFKELWYAYDQILAGSVPTFENPSPPSYADLVRLLVAEDESGALASHVDYWKAQFPSRQYTLHVPFDQIKGANVEASAAIQRFTLTKSQSDTLLRKAKQHYGSNLYTLLLAPLYQLMAVWCGKSWVVISHRSHGRDLGDNHIYWESFGNFAVNYPLGVMVEYDEKWEKTIKHIKEGFDGLPMNGVTFDWICDRLPNYIYPDANLTSIRANYLGNRTQPKFDLFEFSEEERDRRLSPPEQKRTTLLEFFFSIVDGNFQLEIEYSRNFHQSGTIKSLGEQYLELIEKMLAPISSVKESVAHGK; encoded by the coding sequence ATGAGTAATATTAAAGAAATTCCTTACTTAAAAATTGTAGAACAAGTTCAGCAAACGCCAGATGCGATCGCAGTTCTACACCAAGACACTCAACTAACTTACGCACAGTTACATCGCCTTTCTAATCAGGTTGCTAATTATTTAGAGACTCAAGGCGTAGGGCCAAATACTCTTGTTGGCATTATGACCCAACGTGGCCCTTTGATGCTGGTCGGAATTTTAGGTATCCTCAAGGCTGGTGGTGCTTATGTTCCCCTCGACCCTTCTTACCCAGGGGAACGCATTCGTTACATTCTCGAACACGCCAAGATTGAGACTTTGCTGACTGAGTACCAAGTAACTAATAAACTCGAAGAGTGCTTGGATGCGGCATTACCATTGCAAACCTTGATGTTCTTGGACGATGGCGAAACCTTCCTACCTAGCAAAGAACTACAAATACTTAATAAAAATACTTGGTCTACTTTCCCAGACCAAGACCCGGAATATATTAATGATCCCAATGATTTGATGACGGTTTTGTATACTTCTGGCTCTACTGGACGCCCCAAAGGAGTTATGCTCAATCATCGGGGCTACATGAACCGCCTCCGCTGGATGCAAGATACATTCCAGTTAAAACCTGGGGATAGAGTTGCTCAAAAAACTTCTTTCTGTTTCGACATCTCGGTTTGGGAACTCTTTTGGACGCTGATGGAAGGAGCTACTATTTGTCCAATAGCTAGGGAAATAGTAATTAATCCTTGGGAACTTGCTCAGTGGCTCAAAGATACCCAAATTAATGTGATGCATTTCGTGCCTTCATTGTTTGGTGAATTTATCAGTGCTTTAGAAGATGAATCATGGGAATTCCCTGATTTGCGCTGGTTAATTTTTAGTGGTGAAGCTTTACCTTTACCTTTTATCCAACGTTGGATTGATAAGTATGGTACAGGTACTGGACTAGCAAATCTCTATGGCCCAACTGAAGCATCTATTGACGTGACTGCACATCTCATTGAGGAACGTCCTGATGAAAAAGTGACTAGTCAAATTCCTATCGGCAAAGCGATTGATAATGTTTACATCAAGATTTTAAATGACCAAATGCAGCCAGTTGTACCTGGGCAGTTGGGAGAACTTTGGATTGGAGGCGTCCAACTTGCCAAGGGTTACTTGAATGATTCGCAACGCACATCAGAAGCATTTCGCCCGAATCCGTTTCCCCAAATTCCTGGAGAGCATCTTTATCGGACTGGTGATTTAGCTAAGGAGTTGCCAGATGGTAGTTTTGAATATCACGGACGTATCGACCATCAGGTGAAAATTCGGGGTTTTCGTGTCGAACTGGGAGAAATCGAAAGTGTTCTCAATACTCACCCAAGTGTACGCGAGGCGGCAGTTTTAGCTGTGGATTATGGCGCTGGGCAGAAAAGATTGATAGCTTGGTTGTCTGGAAACAAGGTGGACAATCGCCAAATCAAGCAACATCTTTCTCAACTACTGCCTGATTACATGATTCCGCAACGTGTGGAATGGCTGCCGAGTCTACCAAAGAATCACAATGGTAAGCTGGATCGCAAAGCTTTACAAGCACTGTTGGATGAGAATCAGCCGAAAAAAAAACTGAGTGAGAAGGCTGAAGTTTCTGTTCAAGAATACCTACCACTGGGGCCGGCTCAACGTTGGTTAGTGACATACTTTGAGCCACCTTACCAGTGGACAGGATATACACGTTTTCGCTACCGCCAAGCTTTGAATCTGGACGTTTTTAACAAAGCTCTCAATTTGATGGTGGTGCGGCATTCTGGGTTGCGTAGTTTATTTGTTCAACGCAATGGACAATGGCAGCAGCAAATTCTGGGTACAGAAAAGCAATTGCCTGTAGATTTCTTTGATGGTAGTCAACTGACAGCGGCACAGCGCGATGAAGAAATCCGCTCAAGGATAGAGCAGAGCAGTCAAAAACTGCGTTTGGATCAATGGCCGTTATTGGCAACAATCGTAGTCAAAGTTGATGAATCATCTTATGACATCGCCATGATTGCCCACCATATCATCGCTGATATGCTGAGTACAACTGTGCTGTTCAAGGAACTCTGGTATGCCTATGACCAGATTTTGGCAGGTAGTGTACCAACCTTTGAAAACCCCTCCCCACCTTCCTACGCAGATTTGGTGCGTCTACTAGTGGCAGAAGACGAAAGTGGAGCCTTAGCCAGCCATGTTGATTATTGGAAAGCACAATTTCCTTCTCGACAATATACGCTTCATGTTCCCTTTGACCAGATTAAGGGGGCTAATGTTGAAGCTTCTGCTGCGATTCAACGATTCACTCTGACTAAAAGCCAGAGCGATACATTGTTACGCAAAGCTAAACAGCATTACGGTAGCAATTTGTATACACTTTTACTCGCTCCTTTATACCAATTAATGGCTGTTTGGTGTGGCAAGTCTTGGGTAGTAATCAGCCATCGCAGTCACGGCAGAGATTTGGGTGATAACCATATCTATTGGGAAAGCTTTGGTAACTTTGCAGTAAATTACCCCCTTGGAGTAATGGTAGAGTATGACGAAAAGTGGGAGAAAACCATCAAGCATATCAAAGAAGGGTTTGATGGACTACCGATGAATGGTGTTACTTTTGATTGGATTTGCGATCGCTTACCCAACTATATCTATCCCGATGCAAATCTCACATCGATTCGAGCCAATTATTTGGGAAATCGCACACAGCCTAAGTTTGACTTGTTTGAGTTCAGTGAAGAAGAACGCGATCGGCGTTTGTCTCCTCCTGAACAAAAACGCACAACTTTGTTAGAGTTTTTCTTTTCTATTGTTGATGGCAATTTCCAACTAGAAATTGAATACTCTCGCAATTTCCACCAGTCTGGAACTATCAAGTCTCTTGGCGAACAATACTTGGAGTTGATAGAGAAAATGCTTGCACCTATATCGTCAGTCAAAGAAAGCGTTGCACATGGTAAATAA